Within the Phaseolus vulgaris cultivar G19833 chromosome 9, P. vulgaris v2.0, whole genome shotgun sequence genome, the region CATTTTCGTACAGCAATGTCATCCAGTGGTGGAAACTGTGCTCTTTCAATCCTTGGTTCCATCAAATGACTCTAGTTTGTTTTGAGGTTTCTTACTGGAATTTTTGGTGGGTTCGACCATCTGCAGAACAAATAATGTTAGGAGCAGACCTGATTTCGTCGACAGCACAGCCTAGGAAGTCAAAACTAAACTGTGATTGGCTATGGTGGCAGAAACAAACGTCATGATTGGCGAGGATGGCGGAAACAAATGCCGAGATTGGCGACGCTGGCAAAAACAAACGTCGAGATTGGAAACGGTGGCAGAAACAAAAGCTTTGACGATAGTGTCGGAAACAAACGCTTTGACGAAGGTGGCGGAAACAAACGCTAAGGTAGCGGAAACAAACACTTTGAGTAAGGTGGTTACAGGTTGGGACTCAATTTGAATATTGAGCGAAAGTTGTTGCACATCTGAATCTTGCTATTATATTCAAAAGCGACAtaacaaatatctttaattttttatttaatagggaagaatatcagtttaaaaaaaaaaaaaaaagagcaagGTACCAATTCTGATGAAATGTtgtgtttcttttatttgggcTGCATATATGTATATTGGGCCACTCATCAGCTTGAGGGCCCATTTCCGTTTCCTTTTGGCTTTTTCAAGTGTTTTATAACAACACCACCACagaatctgtttttttttacttgactgaataataacataatttttctATCTCTCTTTCGCTTGTTCTCTGCCTCTGTTCTTCTAAACCCTTCTCATCTTCTAGGGTTCATTTCCCTGTCACTCTGCCTCTGTTTTTTGCTTTCTCTCCTTCTGCTTTTGGTTGATTTCTTGTGTTGCAGAAAGGACCCTAGTAGAACCTCACCGCCGCATCGCCACTACAGGAAACGCCACTCTCTATGGCCTCTTCtattatggtatcagagctcttcattTGAAGAGCTCTGTTGTGCACTCTGATCTCGTTTTCGTTATGGTTCTACTTTGttgattcttttttatatattccttttattttcttgGCTTTCGATCGTTCTTTTTGTTTCTTCTCCTTTTTCTGTTCTTTCGTCACATCGTGTTTGAAGTTTTGTTCTTCTTTGCTCCGCAGTCATGGCAAAAGCGACGAAAGAGATATCTGATAAAACCTATCTTTCTCTACATCTTAATGAGAATCCTGGAATCAGCTTGGTATCACCCGTTCTGGATTCGACAAACTATCATTCCTGAAGTAGGTCAATCATGACGGCCTTAAGTGCGAAAAATAAACTGGAGTTTGTTCTGGGCACGCATCCCTGCCCAGCTAAGAATCATTCTACTTATGTCGCGTGGAACCGCTGTAATAACATGGTGGTGTCGTGGCTGGTGCGTTTCGTCTCTGTCCTGATAAGGAAGAGCATTATTTGGATGGATTCAGTTGTTGATGTGTGGAACGATCTCAAAACTAGGTATTCCCAAGGTAATCTTTCTATAATTTCTGATCTGCAAATGGAAGCTGCTACCTTTGTCAGGGAGACCAATCTGTCACTGATTACTTTACTAAGCTCTGCATTATTTGGGATGAAATTGAGAATTTTAGACCTAACCCGATATGTGCTTGTAAGACAAattgctcttgttattgtgttGTTATGACTCTTCTGAATCAGAGGAAGCTTGAAGATCAGGCAACGCAGTTTCTCAAAGGGCTAAATGAGCAATATCACAACATCAAGTCTCACGTTCTATTGATGGAACCTATCCCTCCCATATCAAAGATTTTTTCTCTGGTGGTACAACAAGAACATCAGTTGGTTAGTAATACTTTGGTCACTAGTATCAACAATGTTGTTAGCAATATTAGTATTAACCGCAACCTTGGTTCTGCTAGTTCTGCTTCTGTTATTTGTAACTTTTGTGGTAAGATAGGGCATACTGAAAAAGTTTGTTTTCGAAAGAATGGCTTTCCCAATAAAGACAATAGAATGtacaaaaataacaataataagaaaatttgCACTCATTGTGGCATAAGTGGCCATACTGTTGAGAGTTGCTACAAGAAACATGGTTATCCTCCTAGATATAAATTTTCTAATCGTGGAAAACCCAGTAAGATTAATAGTATTGTGTCTACTGATGATGTTTCTTCTGAAAATTGTCAAAAAGGACAGGAAGAGGGCAACATTACCCTCACTCCCTTGCAGTACCAGATCCTTTCAGACATATTCAAGCAAAATAAGAGTGCTGCTGATAACAAAAGCATGATCAATTCGACACAAGTGAATCAAATGGGATCTCTCTCCACCCATTCAGCTCACCAAGTGACGGATCAATCTAATTCTTCAACAGGTAATCTCCCTATCAAAACTAATTCTTTCTGGGTCTTGGACTCAGGAGCTACTGATCATGTATGTGTTTctttatcaaatttttaaatctattaaACCTATCCCTATAAATCTTCCAAATGGCCATCATGTTCTGGCTAAATACTCTGGCATTGTTGTCTTTAGTAAAAGGCTTTACCTAAGAAATGTCTTGTATGTAACTCACTTTGCCTTTAATTTGATATCTGTCTCAAAAATTACTTTTGACTTggattacaaattaattttctcTTCAAATAAATGTGAAATACAGGACAATGTTACCAAcgagaggattggtacagttaagACCACAGATGGCCTGTATATTCTTGATTCTGCTGTTGTTTGTAATTCTAGGCTCAAAAGTGTTGCTTCTTCTTACAGTACCACTGATAAAGACCATAATTTGTGGCACAATAGAATGGGTCATATTTCTGATCAAAATTACTTGTTTTGAGAACTTAATTTCCGTTTATTACTGCTAACAAAACCCATGTGTGTGATACTTGCCATAGGGCAAAGCAAAAGAGATTGTGCTTTCCTTTGAGTAGTTCTCGTACTAATCTTTGTTTTGAATTACTTCATATGGATATTTGGGGTCCATGATCTGTTTCTTCTATGTATGgtcataagtattttttaactattgttgatgacttttcacgTTTTACTTGGCTTATTCCCATGGTCACTAAATCTGAAACCAGAACTCACATTGAAAATTTCATTGCATATGTTAAAAATCA harbors:
- the LOC137822385 gene encoding uncharacterized protein, translated to MTALSAKNKLEFVLGTHPCPAKNHSTYVAWNRCNNMVVSWLVRFVSVLIRKSIIWMDSVVDVWNDLKTRYSQGNLSIISDLQMEAATFVRETNLSLITLLSSALFGMKLRILDLTRYVLRKLEDQATQFLKGLNEQYHNIKSHVLLMEPIPPISKIFSLVVQQEHQLVSNTLVTSINNVVSNISINRNLGSASSASVICNFCGKIGHTEKVCFRKNGFPNKDNRMYKNNNNKKICTHCGISGHTVESCYKKHGYPPRYKFSNRGKPSKINSIVSTDDVSSENCQKGQEEGNITLTPLQYQILSDIFKQNKSAADNKSMINSTQVNQMGSLSTHSAHQVTDQSNSSTGNLPIKTNSFWVLDSGATDHDNVTNERIGTVKTTDGLYILDSAVVCNSRLKSVASSYSTTDKDHNLWHNRMGHISDQNYLF